The Dietzia sp. ANT_WB102 region CGCTCTCGGGAATGCGCCGACTGCCGTCGATCCCGTACATGATCTGCAGCTTGGAGGGATCGCCTGCGACGGCTCGGACCAACCACTCGCGCCACGCGCGGGCCTCCTCCTCGTAGCCGGTACCGAGGAGAGCCTGCAGCGTGAACGTGGAATCCCGCAGCCAGCAGTATCGGTAGTCCCAATTCCGCGACCCGCCGATCTCCTCCGGCAACGATGTGGTCGCAGCCGCCAGGATGCCGCCGGTGGGGGCGTAGGTCAATGCCTTGAGCGTGATCACGGAACGGCGCACGGCCTCCGGCCACCGGCCCCGGTAGTCGCATTGATGAAGCCATGACCTCCAGAACTTCTCAGTGTCCCGGAGTGCCCGCAGCGCCTCGACCCTCCGAGGTCTCGGCAGGTGGGAGGCCCGGTAGGTCAGCACGAAGTGGACCCGCTGACCGGCGTCCACATCGAATGACGCGACGGTGGTCATATCTTCGCCGCGAAGTCGGACGTCGGTGTCCAACCAGACGGCATCGGGTCCCGCGATCGCCTCGATGCCCCGGTCGGTGCTGCGTACCCACGGCACCACGTGTCCGTAGTCCATGCGAAGTCGCAGATCCATCCGCATCGGTACCCGCCCGCTGAGACCCTCGACAATCCGCACGACGTCCGCGGCGTCGCCTCGCGGTGGCATGAAGTCGGTCACCCGGACGCTGCCCTCAGGCGTGTGCCACTCCGACTCGAGAACCAGTGTGTCTTCCCGGTAGCGACGGGTCGTCGTGACGTCCCGCCCCTCGGGGGCGATCCGCCAGCGTCCCGCCGACTCGTCACCCAGCAGCGCGGCGAAGAATGCCGGGGAGTCGAACCGCGGAAGGCACAGCCAGTCAATGCTGCCGTCACGGTGCACCAGTGCAGCCGAGTGCAGGTCGCCGATCAGCGCGTAGTCCTCGATCAGCCGCGGCCCCTCGGCGCGGGTGCTCACTGCTGGCCCTCGTCGATCGCTATAACGACCTTCACGTCATCGTCCTGCGCAGTGAAGGCGTCCCGGTAGTCCTCGAGCGGCACCCGCCTGCTGATGACCCCCTCCAGCCAGGACGCGTCGGCCGCCGACAGCGCGTCGGCAGCCGCCTCGAAGTGACGACGGTTCGCGTTGACCGACCCCACCACCACATCGTTCTCCAGTACGAGATCACGGTTGAGCGCGCCCGCATCCACCTCGACGGAGGAGCCGGGGGTCGACACGCCGGTCAGGCACACGATCCCGTACCCGTTCGTCCCTCGCATCGCGTCGAAGACCAGCTGACCGGCGCCGGTGGCCTCGATGATGATGTCCGGATCGACCTTCCCCGTGACCGTGGCCGCGTTCTCGCTGTGATAGGTGGCGCCCAGTTTCTCGACCAGGGCGGGCTTCGGCCCGCCGGTGACCTGATCGAGGACGTGGACGTCCAAGCCCTTCTGTACCCCGATCATCGCCGCCAGCAAGCCGATCGGCCCCGCGCCCGTAACCAGGACGGTTCGTGGATCGAACCAACTGCGCTGCCCGATCCGGTAGATCTGCTCCCAGGCTTTGGCGACCACGCTGGTCGGTTCCATCAGCACACCTACACGTTCGAGATCCGGATCCAGGCGGACCGCGTACTCGGGTTCGACAGTCCACCACTGACTCCCGTATCCGTCGCGCTGTTTGATCCCGCGCTCCGTGTACTGCCCGTTACGACACATGTCGGGCTCCCCGTGTGCGCATGCTCCACACGGCACCGGGTCGGGCCGTCGAACCACACCCGCGACCAGGTCGCCTGCGTGAAAGCCTGAGTCCGCTGGCGCCTTCTCCACCCGGCCGAGTGACTCGTGACCGAGGATGAGCCGTCGTGCGCCGTCGGGTTCCTGTCCGTAGTCGCCCGAGACGATCTCCTTATCCGTCCCGCACACCCCGAGCGCGAGGCCGCGGACCAGGAGGTCCCCCGGCCCCGGTACGGGATCGGGGACGTCGTCCAGCGAGATCGAGTCTGCTGTTCCCGGGATCACCGTGAGTGCGCGCATAGCCCCGTACTACTCTCCCGGTCGGTCTTCCGCCACTGGTCGCCCGAACCACCGTCGGTGACGACTCGTCGCGATGTCCTGGATCGTCACCGCGTCGCGGGTGGAGGGTCGACGACGACGTGAGTCAGAGCCCGGACGGCGGTCCCTACTCCTCGGCCCACGGCGGCGGGATGAACCTGGCGACGATCCCAGACAGCAGAGCGACACCGCCACCCAGGGCCAGTGCGACGCGCAATCCGGTTTCGGAGGGGATCAGGAGGCCATGGCTTTCCACGGACATCTGGGCGAGCACCACGCCGATGACCGCGGCGGAGACGGACGTGCCGATCGACCGCATCAGTGAATTGAAACTGTTCGCCGAGCCCATCTCGGTCCGGGGGACGGAGTCGAGGATGAGCGAGGGCATGGCACCGTAGGCCAGTCCCACGCCGCCGTTCATGATGATCGCGGAGATCATGAGTCCCCAGGTCGACCCCATGAGCAGGAGCGCCGATCCATAGCCGGCGGCGATGACGAGCGCGCCCAGGACGAGCGTCGGTTTCGGTCCACGTTTGGTGATGAGTCGGCCACTGAGTGGAGACACGGCCATCATCGCCAGTCCGCCGGGGGCGATCCACAGTCCCATGGCGATCATCGACTGCCCGAGCCCGTAGCCGGTGCCGACGGGCAATTGCAGTACTTGCGGGACGATCAGCAGTTGGGCGTACATCCCTACACCGATCAGGACGGTCGCGATGTTGGTGACCAACACGGGCGGCCGGGCCGCCACCCTCAGGTCGACCAATGGTGAGCGCGCGCGCAGGACCCACGCCCCCCACCCGGCGAACACCACAACCGAGAGCGCCCCCAAGCCGAGGGTCAGCCCGCTCGTCCATCCCCAGTCGGCGCCCTTGGACACCGCCAGCAGCATCGCGATCAGAGCGGTCGCCAACCCGAGGGCCCCCGGCACGTCGAGTGAGCCGTCCGGTTTGGCGGCCGGTGTGGGCCGCAGGATAGCGACCATCATCGTCACGATGACGACACCGAGCAGCGCGGAACCCCAGAACATCCACTGCCAGGCTCCGAACTCGGCCAGCGCGGCCGCCGCGGGGAGCCCGAGCGCGCCACCCACCCCGAGCGACGAGCTCATCAGGCTGATCGACGGTGCCAGGCGGGCGGGCGGGAGGTTTTCGCGCATGGTGGCGATGCCGATGGGGATCACGCCGATGCCCATCCCTTGCAGGGCCCGTCCGATCAGCATCGGCCAGAGGGAGGTGGCCAACGCGCACACCACCGAGCCGACCACCATGAGGGCGGTGCACCCGATGAGGACGTACTTCTTGGGGTAGATATCTCCGAGCCGGCCCATGACCGGGCCCGTCACGGCGCCGGAGAGCAGCGTGACGGTGACGACCCACGCCGCGTTGCTGGGGGACGTGCCGAGGATGTCCGGGAGACGTCCGAGGATCGGGATCACCAGCGACTGGCACAGTGACATCACGATTCCCGCCGAGGCGAGCACGAAAACCAACCCGTGATGGTCCGGTCTGGCGGTACGGGCGCCGCGAGCGTTGTCAGGCAACCGTCATTTCCCTCTCCCGAACCGTCCCCACTGTCGAACGGAGACTACAGCGTCGCATTTTGACGCCCGTCAAGAGCCGGAATGACGCGGGCGGGCAGGATCGAGGGTCAGTCCTCGGGGCTTTCCGCTGCCGCGGCCATCTCGGCGACCATCCGTACCGCGTCTACGAGTACGGCGAGGCGAGGAGGAGTTCCACGTTCCGGTCCCCCGGTCCGCCGAGCCGGTCGGGGTCACGATTGAGATCGTTGAACGACAGTTCGCGGTAGAGCGAGGCGAGCCCGCTCAGCGACAGGTCGGAGTACGGGACCTCGTAGGGTGCGTCCGATTCGATGAGCGTCGCCATCAACGACAGGGTGCCGTCGCGGTTGTCCACGATCTCGATGATGCGGGCCTGTTGGGGGAAATCGATATGCGATGCCGTATTGATCTCCCAGAAACCCTGCTGCGGGCTCGGACCTGCGTGCGGGGTGACCCGGTTGTCGTGGGTGTGTCCGTTCACCCAGGCACACACGTTAGGGAACCGGTGTAGCAGCGCGATCAGTTCCCATCCGGAGTGTCGCGACTCGAACGGGTTCTCCGGGTCCGGGACCAGAGTGTTCATGGTGTCGCTGGTGTGATGGCTGAACAACACGAACAGCACATCGTCTCGCTGCTGACGGATCTCGCGCCCGTCAGGACCGAAGTATCGACTGCTCCCGGCGATCAGGGTTTCCTCGATCCACCGCAGTTGGGCGGCGCCCAGGGAGCCGTCAATGAACCCACCCCGGTTCGTGCTGTCCATGCTGATCCCCACCACCCCAGGGGCGATGTCGAAACGGTAATAGCCGATCCCCGTCTCAGCCGCGTCGGGCGCGAACCCGTGTCCGCGCGGACCGGCACCCACCCGCGCGGGATCCCAGTGGGCGGCCATGAACTGTCGGGGCGTGAACGGTGCCCGCCGATCATCCGGGGTGACCACCCGCGCCGGGTTGGTCATGCCGCCCACGAGTCCTGGCACCGCGGCCGGATCCTCGCGGAGAGCCCGGTTGAGCATCTCCGCCTCTCTCGCGGATCCCGGCGCGCCGAACTTGACCGCGCCGGTGTACAGCGCGGTGATCGGGTCGATCCCACTGGGGGCGGTGCCTTGGACCGCATCGTCGTGGTTTCCGAACACCGCGAACCACGGAATGTCCAGGCCCGGGCTGCTCACGGGCGCTATCGCGGCCGACAGGAACCCGTCGATCACCGGGAACCCTGCGTTCTTGAACGAGTCCGGGTAGGTACTCTCTGGGCTCCAGTACAGGTCGAAGCCAGAGTCCTGGGTGCCCTCGTACCGGTGGGGGTCGCCGGTGTTGGGGACGAGCGACCCGCCACTGAGGACGGTGAGGTACCAGTCGAGCTCGACCTGCTCGTGGTTGTCCGTGTTGTCGCCCGTGGTCACCACGGCGTCGAACTCCCGACCCGTGAACGGCCCCCGTCGCACGTGGTTGATGCGGTCGACCAACGCCACCAGGCCCTGAGTGGTGAGCGTGTCCTGTGGTCGCGACGCCGACCCGATCAGCGGGTGGACGAACTCCACCCGGACGGGAGACTGGGCGTCGAGGACGTGCATGTCGGTCATCTGCACGAACGAGGTCAGCGCCAGCCGACGGTCCTCCCGGCCCGCCTGCGGCTGGGCCAACTCACCGCGTGCCACCAGCGGATAACCGGGGCCGCCAACCAGGCGTTGGTACCCCGGCCCGCCCGCCGGGGTCGCCGCCCGCTCCAGCGTCGTTCCCGCAGGCGAGCCGGCCATCGCATCGGCGGACGCCGGGGCTGGTGACCAGAAGCCGGCGCCCGGGCGGGTCGAGGACGTCCCCCAGAGAGCCGCCGGGCCGATGACACCCGCCACCCCGAGGCCGACCCCACCGAGAAAGGTCCTGCGATCGATCCGGTTCACACAGGCGACCCTAGTCTGCGCTCCCCCCCGGACTGGCCCGTTTCAACGGTCCTGCTGAGGCGCCCGCAGTGGACGCTGGTCACACCGCGATCAACGCGTCCGCCGCCAACCGCCAGTCCGCCACCGGCGGCACAAGCACGTTCTCGCCGAGGACCTGTACGAGTACCGTCGAGGCGCCGGCGTCGAGATGCTCCTGCACGCGCCTCCGTGTGGCTTCGAGCCCGCGGGTGACGAGCGCCTGCTTGAGTCGATCGCTGCCCCCGCGCACGTAGTCCGACTCGTCGAAGCCCTGCCGCGTCCACGAGTTCCGGTAGTTCGGCAAGCCGGTATAGACGTTGAGGTGGTCGTGGGCCCGCGACCGCCACAGCTCGTCGTCGTCGTCGTCCACTCCCGGGGCCATCACCGCGGCGTGCTCCACGATCAGGGCCGGCCCATCGTCGGCGGTCCCGCCGAGGATCTCCCGGGCTCGCGCGGTGTGCTCGGGCAGCGTCAGGTACGGGTGCGCGCCGGCGGTCCGGTCGCGGGACAGTTCGAGCATCCTCGGCCCGAGCGCAGCGAGCACGACCGGCGGCATCGCGTTCTCGCCCGCCGCCATCGGCCCGGTCCCATCGAGGGCGTCGAGGTACTCGCGCATCGCCGACAGCGGCCGCCCATAGTGGTGCCCGCGGTGACGCTCGACCAACGGGGCGTGCGAGACGCCCAGGCCCAGGACGAACCGGCCGGGGTGCACGGCCTCGATCGTGCGGGCCGCCGACCCGGCTGCCGAGGCGTCGCGGCCGTAAATATTGGCGATGCCGGTGCCGATCACCATCCGCTGCGTGGCGCCCAGGTACAGCTGCGCCGCGGTGAACGCTTCGCGGCCCACCGCCTCGCCGAACCACAGCGACCCCCAGCCTTGGTCGTCGAGCTCGCCGAGGACGTCCGAGAGCTGCGCCGGCGGCACCCCCTCGAGCGACCCGGTCCATAGTCCGACCCGGCCCAGTTGTCCGCGACCTGCCCGGTTGTCCCGGCCTGATGTGTTGTCCTGGGGAGCATTCATGGCTCCGAGTGTGCCCGACCGCGACCGCCGTTCGTTCCAATCGGCCGCGCCCGACGCCCACCCCACGCCACACTGACCTGACACGTGTTGTAGTAAGCGCGGCACAGCCCGGGCACCGAAGAGACGAGACGCAGATGTACGAGTGGTCCGAGACCGACCTGATGATTCGCGACGCCGTGCGCGCCTTCATCGCCAAGGAGATCCGTCCCCAGCTGGATGCCCTGGAGAGCGGCGAGACGCTGCCGTACCCGATCATCCGGAAGCTGTTCGCCGAGTTCGGCATCGACTCCATGGCGCGCGACGGGGTCGAGAAGATGCTGGCCTCCGCGCGCGCGAAGGAGACGGTCGGCGCCGCCGCGGGCGGTAGTTCGGTCGGCGGTGGGGCTCGCGGGCGAGACGACGACGAAAAGGAGGGCGGCTCCGGCGACGCCAGCGAGAACCGCGACTCCATGATGGCCGTGGTGATCAGTGAATTGGCCGGCGCGTGCATGGGTCTGGTGTCGGCGCTCGGCGTGAGCATCGGACTGGGCGCCACCACCATCATGTCCCGCGGAACGCTGGCGCAGAAGGAACGCTGGCTGCCCGGCATCGTGACCATGGAGAAGGTGGCGGCGTGGGCCATCACCGAGCCGGACTCCGGCTCAGACGCCTTCGGCGGGATGCGCACCTACGTGCGGCGCGACGGCGAGGACTACATCCTCAACGGCCGCAAGACGTTCATCACCAATGGTCCTTACGCCGACGTGATGATCGTCTACGCCAAACTCGACGAGGGGCCCGGTGGAGCGGGCGCGGACCCGGACGCCGAGAAGCGCGACCGGAAGGTGCTCACGTTTGTCCTCGACAAGGGCATGGAGGGCCTGACGCAGGGATCGCCATTCAAGAAGATGGGCCTGCACAGCTCCCCCACCGGCGAGCTGTTCTTCGACGATGTCCGCCTGGGCCGCGACCGGCTGCTCGGCGAGTCCGAAGAGGGCCGCGGCGGGGACGGTCGCGAGTCGGCGCGGTCGAGTTTCACCGCCGAGCGGATCGGGGTGGCCACCATGGCGTTGGGCATTATCGAGGAGTGTCACCGCCTGTGCGTGGAATATTCCCGCGAGCGCACCCTGTGGGGTCAGGAGATCGGGCGCTTCCAACTCATCCAGCTCAAGCTGGCCAAGATGGAGGTGGCGCGCATGAACGTGCGCAACATGGTGTTCAACTCCATCGAGCGCGCGCGGGCCGGCAAGCCGCTCTCGCTCGCGGAGGCCTCCGCGATGAAGCTGTACTCGTCCGAGGCCGCCACCGAGGTGGCGATGGAGGCGGTGCAGCTCTTCGGCGGTAACGGCTACATGGCCGAGTACCGGGTGGAGCAGCTCGCCCGCGATGCCAAGTCGCTCATGATCTACGCGGGCAGCAACGAGATCCAAGTGACCCACATCGCCAAGGGACTACTCGCCCGCTGAGCCGCTCGACCGGTTGCTCCTCCTGCCGGGCCTCGTACCGTCAGAACATGGCCACCGAGATGTTGCACACCTACATGCAGGACCACCACGCCGGTGCCGCCGCCGGGCTCGACCTGTTCCGGCGCGTTGCCGAGAGTCACAGCGACCCCCACGTCCGCGACGCTGTGGGCCGGATCAGAGACGAGACCGTCGAGGATCTCAAGGTCCTCGAGGAGCTCATGACGCTGGCCGGGACCGCTCCGTCGCTGCTCAAGGATCTGCCCGCCAAGGCGTCTGAGAAGCTCGTCCAGTTCAAGCCCAACCGGCGCTTTGCCGAACGTTCGCCACTGAGCGATCTGATCGAGCTTGAAGCGCTCACGTTGGCGGTGACCGGTAAGAAGATGGGCTTCCGGGCGTTGCTGGAGATCGGGGACACGCGACTGCCGACGCCCACGCTGCAGAACCTCGTCGAGCGGGCCGAGCATCACGCGCGGGTGCTGGAGGAGCTACGCGTGAGGTGCGTGTACGTGCTCAAGGAGAAGTGACCACACCGCTGGTGCCCGCGCGTGTCGGTTCCACGTGAAACTCGCCCGCAAGCGAGAGACGCCCGCAAGCGAGAAACCGGAGCCCTTCGCCGGCGCGGCTGTCGCCGCCCGGAACGACGGCCGGGGGCGGCCCCTGTGATGGGACCGCCCCCGGTGTGCTGACCAGCCGCCGCGGGACGAAACAGTTCTTGAGTCGCCGGACGGAGCAATTCTGCGGGTCAGGCGTTCGCGCCCTGCTGGTCCTTGACGGCGGCGAGGATGTCACCGACGCGGTCCTTGGCGTCACCGAACAGCATCTGTGTGTTGTCGCGGAAGAACAGCGGGTTCTGCACACCGGCATAACCCGCGGCCATCGACCGCTTGAACACGATGACGTTCTCGGCTTCCCACACGTGAAGCACAGGCATGCCTGCGATCGGGCTGCCCGGGTCCTCCGCGGCGTCCGGGTTCACGGTGTCGTTGGCGCCGATGACCAGCACCACGTCGGTGTCGGCGAAGTCGTCGTTGATCTCGTCGAGCTCGAGGACGATGTCATAGGGCACCTTGGCCTCGGCGAGCAGCACGTTCATGTGTCCGGGCAGTCGACCGGCGACCGGGTGGACGGCGAATCGCACATCGACGCCGCGGTCACGCAGGGTGCGCGTGAGGTCGGCGACCGGGTACTGCGCCTGGGCGACGGCCATGCCGTAACCGGGGGCGATGATCACCGAGGAGGCGCCTCCCAGCAGCTCGGCGGCGCCGGCGACGTCGATCTCCTTGTGCTCGCCGTGGTCCTTCTCCTCGCCCGAGGAGGCTTCGATACCGAAGCCCCCCATGATGACGGAGAAGAACGAACGGTTCATCGCCTTGCACATGATGTAGGACAGGTAGGCACCCGAGGAACCAACCAGTGCACCGGTGACGATGAGGAGGTCGTTGCCCAGCAGGAACCCGGTGGCCGCGGCGGCCCAGCCGGAGTACGAGTTGAGCATCGACACGACGACGGGCATGTCGCCGCCGCCGATGGAGGCGACCAGGTGCCAGCCCAGCGCCAGGGCCAGAGCGGTGACCACGATGAGCATCCACAGCGCCGGGGAGATGACGAACCACACCGTCAATGCGACGAACGCCACGAGGATGCCGAGGTTGATGAGGTTCTTACCCGGCAGGACCAGCGGCGCGGACTTCATCTTCCCCGACAGTTTGAGGTACGCCACGATCGACCCGGTGAGGGTCACGGCGCCGATAAACACGCCGATGAACACCTCGGCGTAGTGGATGCCCAGGAGCGATCCGGTGAGCTCACCGTGGAGCTCGGGCTCGAGGTATCCGTTCCATCCGACCAGCACGGCGGCAAGGCCGACGAACGAGTGCAGCAGGGCGATCAGCTCGGGCATCTCCGTCATCTGGACGCTGCGCGCACGCGCCAAGCCGATGACAGCGCCGATGAGCACGGCCACCACCATGAGCACGATGCCGAGGGTGGCGGGCTCTCCATCGATCACCAACACGACAGTGGCGACGAGCGCCAGGGCCATACCGGCGATGCCGAAGCTGAGGCCGCGACGGGCCGTCTCGTGCTTGGACAGGCCGGCCAGGGACAGGATGAACAGCAGCGCGGCGACGACATACGCCGCATTCGCAGCAGTCAGGAATGACATGGTCTCAGGCTCCCTTCGAGAACATGCCGAGCATGCGACGGGTCACGGCGAAGCCGCCGAAGACGTTGATGGACGCGACGAGGATCGCGATTGCGGCCAGGGCCAGGCCGAGGGTGTTGTCGATCCCGATCTGCAGCAGCGCGCCCACGACGATGACGCCGGAGATCGCGTTGGTGACCGACATCAGTGGCGTGTGCAGCGCATGGTGCACGTTGCCGATCACGTAGTAGCCGATCACCACTGCCAACACGAAGACCGTGATGTGCTGCGGAATCTCGCCAGGCGCGACGGCCACGAGCAGCACCAGAAGCGCCATGCCGAGCGCGGT contains the following coding sequences:
- a CDS encoding glycoside hydrolase family 15 protein produces the protein MSTRAEGPRLIEDYALIGDLHSAALVHRDGSIDWLCLPRFDSPAFFAALLGDESAGRWRIAPEGRDVTTTRRYREDTLVLESEWHTPEGSVRVTDFMPPRGDAADVVRIVEGLSGRVPMRMDLRLRMDYGHVVPWVRSTDRGIEAIAGPDAVWLDTDVRLRGEDMTTVASFDVDAGQRVHFVLTYRASHLPRPRRVEALRALRDTEKFWRSWLHQCDYRGRWPEAVRRSVITLKALTYAPTGGILAAATTSLPEEIGGSRNWDYRYCWLRDSTFTLQALLGTGYEEEARAWREWLVRAVAGDPSKLQIMYGIDGSRRIPESELDWLPGFRSSTPVRIGNAAADQFQLDVWGEVLDGLHLVRETGIEPVEDAWDVQRALLDFLEGNWDKPDNGLWEMRGPQRHFVHSKVMAWAGVDRAVHTVEQHGLDGPVDRWRRLRQQIHTDITTNGFDSDRGTFTQFYGSRGLDAALLLMPRVGFLPWADERMRGTVRAVEHELMRDGYLMRYDPTADGDVDGLSGTESAFLACSFWYADALHGLGEEDRAEELFERLLGLRSDVGLLSEEYDVERRCQVGNTPQAFSMVGLINTARQLSGSHIGTAASRPAQRGCNAEAPSASG
- a CDS encoding glucose 1-dehydrogenase yields the protein MRALTVIPGTADSISLDDVPDPVPGPGDLLVRGLALGVCGTDKEIVSGDYGQEPDGARRLILGHESLGRVEKAPADSGFHAGDLVAGVVRRPDPVPCGACAHGEPDMCRNGQYTERGIKQRDGYGSQWWTVEPEYAVRLDPDLERVGVLMEPTSVVAKAWEQIYRIGQRSWFDPRTVLVTGAGPIGLLAAMIGVQKGLDVHVLDQVTGGPKPALVEKLGATYHSENAATVTGKVDPDIIIEATGAGQLVFDAMRGTNGYGIVCLTGVSTPGSSVEVDAGALNRDLVLENDVVVGSVNANRRHFEAAADALSAADASWLEGVISRRVPLEDYRDAFTAQDDDVKVVIAIDEGQQ
- a CDS encoding MFS transporter, which encodes MPDNARGARTARPDHHGLVFVLASAGIVMSLCQSLVIPILGRLPDILGTSPSNAAWVVTVTLLSGAVTGPVMGRLGDIYPKKYVLIGCTALMVVGSVVCALATSLWPMLIGRALQGMGIGVIPIGIATMRENLPPARLAPSISLMSSSLGVGGALGLPAAAALAEFGAWQWMFWGSALLGVVIVTMMVAILRPTPAAKPDGSLDVPGALGLATALIAMLLAVSKGADWGWTSGLTLGLGALSVVVFAGWGAWVLRARSPLVDLRVAARPPVLVTNIATVLIGVGMYAQLLIVPQVLQLPVGTGYGLGQSMIAMGLWIAPGGLAMMAVSPLSGRLITKRGPKPTLVLGALVIAAGYGSALLLMGSTWGLMISAIIMNGGVGLAYGAMPSLILDSVPRTEMGSANSFNSLMRSIGTSVSAAVIGVVLAQMSVESHGLLIPSETGLRVALALGGGVALLSGIVARFIPPPWAEE
- a CDS encoding TIGR03767 family metallophosphoesterase, encoding MNRIDRRTFLGGVGLGVAGVIGPAALWGTSSTRPGAGFWSPAPASADAMAGSPAGTTLERAATPAGGPGYQRLVGGPGYPLVARGELAQPQAGREDRRLALTSFVQMTDMHVLDAQSPVRVEFVHPLIGSASRPQDTLTTQGLVALVDRINHVRRGPFTGREFDAVVTTGDNTDNHEQVELDWYLTVLSGGSLVPNTGDPHRYEGTQDSGFDLYWSPESTYPDSFKNAGFPVIDGFLSAAIAPVSSPGLDIPWFAVFGNHDDAVQGTAPSGIDPITALYTGAVKFGAPGSAREAEMLNRALREDPAAVPGLVGGMTNPARVVTPDDRRAPFTPRQFMAAHWDPARVGAGPRGHGFAPDAAETGIGYYRFDIAPGVVGISMDSTNRGGFIDGSLGAAQLRWIEETLIAGSSRYFGPDGREIRQQRDDVLFVLFSHHTSDTMNTLVPDPENPFESRHSGWELIALLHRFPNVCAWVNGHTHDNRVTPHAGPSPQQGFWEINTASHIDFPQQARIIEIVDNRDGTLSLMATLIESDAPYEVPYSDLSLSGLASLYRELSFNDLNRDPDRLGGPGDRNVELLLASPYS
- a CDS encoding TIGR03620 family F420-dependent LLM class oxidoreductase, which translates into the protein MNAPQDNTSGRDNRAGRGQLGRVGLWTGSLEGVPPAQLSDVLGELDDQGWGSLWFGEAVGREAFTAAQLYLGATQRMVIGTGIANIYGRDASAAGSAARTIEAVHPGRFVLGLGVSHAPLVERHRGHHYGRPLSAMREYLDALDGTGPMAAGENAMPPVVLAALGPRMLELSRDRTAGAHPYLTLPEHTARAREILGGTADDGPALIVEHAAVMAPGVDDDDDELWRSRAHDHLNVYTGLPNYRNSWTRQGFDESDYVRGGSDRLKQALVTRGLEATRRRVQEHLDAGASTVLVQVLGENVLVPPVADWRLAADALIAV
- a CDS encoding acyl-CoA dehydrogenase family protein, with the translated sequence MYEWSETDLMIRDAVRAFIAKEIRPQLDALESGETLPYPIIRKLFAEFGIDSMARDGVEKMLASARAKETVGAAAGGSSVGGGARGRDDDEKEGGSGDASENRDSMMAVVISELAGACMGLVSALGVSIGLGATTIMSRGTLAQKERWLPGIVTMEKVAAWAITEPDSGSDAFGGMRTYVRRDGEDYILNGRKTFITNGPYADVMIVYAKLDEGPGGAGADPDAEKRDRKVLTFVLDKGMEGLTQGSPFKKMGLHSSPTGELFFDDVRLGRDRLLGESEEGRGGDGRESARSSFTAERIGVATMALGIIEECHRLCVEYSRERTLWGQEIGRFQLIQLKLAKMEVARMNVRNMVFNSIERARAGKPLSLAEASAMKLYSSEAATEVAMEAVQLFGGNGYMAEYRVEQLARDAKSLMIYAGSNEIQVTHIAKGLLAR
- the pntB gene encoding Re/Si-specific NAD(P)(+) transhydrogenase subunit beta yields the protein MSFLTAANAAYVVAALLFILSLAGLSKHETARRGLSFGIAGMALALVATVVLVIDGEPATLGIVLMVVAVLIGAVIGLARARSVQMTEMPELIALLHSFVGLAAVLVGWNGYLEPELHGELTGSLLGIHYAEVFIGVFIGAVTLTGSIVAYLKLSGKMKSAPLVLPGKNLINLGILVAFVALTVWFVISPALWMLIVVTALALALGWHLVASIGGGDMPVVVSMLNSYSGWAAAATGFLLGNDLLIVTGALVGSSGAYLSYIMCKAMNRSFFSVIMGGFGIEASSGEEKDHGEHKEIDVAGAAELLGGASSVIIAPGYGMAVAQAQYPVADLTRTLRDRGVDVRFAVHPVAGRLPGHMNVLLAEAKVPYDIVLELDEINDDFADTDVVLVIGANDTVNPDAAEDPGSPIAGMPVLHVWEAENVIVFKRSMAAGYAGVQNPLFFRDNTQMLFGDAKDRVGDILAAVKDQQGANA